From a single Halodesulfovibrio marinisediminis DSM 17456 genomic region:
- a CDS encoding lectin-like domain-containing protein, producing MQDGWDGKSLEFTVSSIDKAGNENLHHTVVKDMTVDLTAPDVTITNSPVVENSDGQHVAKVSANEQVTFEIVSGNDNDWFTIDDSGSISVTPAGIAAGVMDAESSNPGGTLEVQVTDLAGNKTVDSVTIEVTDVNEFAPEFTSSLKPVEIPKTVHGATKTGDRIVLDLDARDLDAGDSIVKYRLLTHNDKFEIDPKSGVVTVKEGVELDFESPSWSYDTVGDAKNNGSVYTLTTAENSQEGSVWSEQAFDVTKDFTLTAKMFFGNKDGAD from the coding sequence GTGCAAGATGGCTGGGACGGCAAGAGCCTTGAGTTTACCGTAAGCAGCATCGACAAAGCCGGTAACGAGAACCTGCACCACACCGTGGTGAAAGACATGACAGTCGACCTGACTGCTCCAGATGTAACTATTACGAACAGTCCAGTTGTTGAAAACAGCGATGGTCAGCATGTTGCTAAGGTCTCTGCAAACGAGCAGGTAACATTTGAAATCGTAAGTGGTAATGACAATGACTGGTTCACTATTGATGATAGTGGTTCAATCTCTGTAACTCCAGCTGGTATTGCTGCCGGTGTTATGGATGCAGAATCTTCAAATCCTGGCGGCACATTAGAAGTTCAGGTTACAGACTTAGCTGGCAATAAAACTGTTGATTCTGTTACAATCGAAGTAACTGATGTGAATGAATTTGCCCCAGAATTTACGAGTTCTCTAAAGCCTGTTGAGATTCCTAAGACAGTGCATGGTGCTACTAAAACAGGCGATCGGATTGTTTTAGATCTTGATGCTCGAGACTTAGATGCTGGTGACTCAATCGTTAAGTACCGTTTGTTAACACATAACGATAAGTTTGAAATTGATCCTAAGAGTGGTGTCGTAACTGTTAAAGAAGGCGTGGAGCTAGATTTTGAATCACCAAGCTGGTCCTATGATACTGTTGGTGATGCTAAGAATAATGGTTCTGTTTACACGTTAACAACGGCAGAGAATAGCCAGGAAGGATCTGTGTGGTCAGAGCAAGCTTTTGACGTAACAAAAGACTTTACGCTTACAGCAAAAATGTTCTTCGGTAATAAGGATGGTGCGGACTGA
- a CDS encoding Ig-like domain-containing protein: MAGFEEGFGELLGGGDSLEKTSGTFELVHSSEGAVLEDGAVDVTAPETPGVVDMIAASDSGRFSSDNITNVAAPTFTGNTEPYALVTVFIDGVAVGEAKANAAGDWSYTASKLSDGAHSVSVTSADAYGNTSDPSAPLQVVIDTQAPSAPSQLSIDSDSGSDATDGLTSDATPVANGVAEPNSLVTITDENGVVVGTTTAGSDGSWSLSLLGAGQTALEDGSHSFAVTATDLAGNFSESTALDLIIDTKAPSDGVLEVSEGAGGYLNIKEVSDCVQAIQSRRNRP, from the coding sequence ATGGCTGGTTTTGAAGAGGGGTTTGGAGAGTTGTTGGGCGGGGGAGACTCCCTTGAAAAAACTTCCGGAACATTTGAGTTAGTACATAGCTCTGAAGGTGCCGTCTTAGAAGATGGGGCTGTTGATGTTACTGCTCCAGAAACTCCAGGTGTTGTTGATATGATCGCAGCCTCTGATTCTGGACGCTTTTCTTCTGATAATATTACCAATGTTGCAGCTCCAACTTTTACTGGTAATACAGAGCCGTATGCTCTTGTCACAGTGTTCATTGATGGTGTTGCAGTTGGTGAAGCAAAAGCAAATGCTGCTGGTGATTGGTCTTACACTGCTTCAAAGTTGAGTGATGGTGCCCATTCTGTTTCTGTTACATCAGCTGATGCTTATGGTAATACTTCTGATCCTTCAGCGCCCCTTCAAGTCGTTATTGATACACAGGCTCCTTCCGCACCTTCACAGCTTTCTATTGATTCAGATTCAGGAAGTGATGCTACAGATGGCTTAACATCTGATGCGACTCCGGTTGCAAATGGAGTTGCGGAGCCTAATTCTTTAGTTACGATTACTGATGAAAATGGAGTTGTCGTAGGAACTACCACCGCCGGAAGTGATGGAAGCTGGAGTCTTAGCCTTTTAGGCGCTGGTCAAACAGCTCTGGAAGATGGGAGTCACTCTTTTGCAGTAACAGCAACAGATTTGGCTGGTAATTTTTCAGAGTCAACAGCTCTTGACTTGATAATTGATACAAAGGCTCCGTCCGATGGTGTTCTTGAGGTATCCGAAGGTGCTGGCGGTTACCTTAATATCAAAGAGGTAAGCGACTGCGTGCAGGCTATACAGTCTCGAAGGAACCGGCCTTGA
- a CDS encoding sensor domain-containing diguanylate cyclase translates to MGTDYSKNILAAITDGIYAVNKERKIFFWNNSAEKLTGYTSAEVLGARCADNLLCHVDAKGTELCSNGCPLEPAIEDGIYSELSGFFHHKSGYRAPVTIKVSPLRNDYGKIIGAVENFSLATTRSTLLIKPEKLDNSPLENKLAELNNEHFNKTSLLSIARRSSQYGFPYGILFADVDNFSYVSKIWNQSVGYDIIKMIGNSLNFGIRTFDTISHWGGERFLIVCPYCNHDELAYLGEKLRMLVENSWFEYEGNFIKVTASIGGAVANHEEEVFSVLQRAKKQMDLCKKNGKNLVRIDS, encoded by the coding sequence GTGGGAACTGATTATTCTAAAAACATCCTAGCTGCCATCACAGACGGAATTTATGCTGTAAATAAAGAGCGTAAAATTTTCTTTTGGAACAATTCCGCTGAAAAGCTGACTGGGTATACTTCTGCAGAAGTGCTTGGTGCACGCTGTGCTGACAATCTGTTATGTCATGTTGATGCAAAAGGTACAGAGTTGTGTAGCAATGGCTGCCCTCTTGAACCTGCCATTGAAGATGGAATCTATTCAGAACTAAGTGGTTTTTTTCATCATAAAAGTGGGTATCGCGCACCAGTTACAATTAAAGTTTCTCCATTAAGAAATGATTATGGCAAAATCATTGGGGCAGTTGAAAACTTCTCTTTGGCTACCACACGCAGCACCTTGTTAATAAAGCCTGAAAAATTAGACAATTCTCCTCTCGAAAACAAACTAGCCGAACTGAACAATGAGCATTTCAATAAGACTTCATTACTGAGCATCGCTCGCCGATCATCTCAATATGGATTCCCCTATGGCATCCTATTCGCCGATGTAGATAACTTTAGCTATGTAAGTAAAATTTGGAACCAGTCTGTTGGGTATGACATTATCAAAATGATTGGTAATTCTCTAAATTTTGGAATTCGAACATTTGATACGATTTCCCATTGGGGAGGAGAAAGATTTTTAATCGTTTGCCCTTACTGCAATCATGACGAGCTGGCTTACTTAGGTGAAAAACTACGTATGCTGGTTGAAAATAGCTGGTTTGAATATGAAGGAAATTTCATCAAGGTTACAGCGTCAATCGGCGGTGCAGTTGCCAACCATGAAGAAGAGGTTTTTTCAGTGCTGCAACGTGCAAAAAAACAAATGGACCTTTGCAAGAAAAATGGAAAAAACTTGGTGCGGATCGACAGCTGA
- a CDS encoding DUF2339 domain-containing protein — MELPYVLEVPYYMGVLIGIIGIVLFGIGVFCLATAFILPLINRSRINKLRKKHVRISNVIKELTVLLEKDGSPPHDALKHEQPSTSAQPHQKLNPTVVPQDNAKSPKKLNDENPFDIPLQVWGSSIVLIFAGFFLFKNSMEAFIGVTGWLCCLIMPWVNRNSIKRLHEETERLATIAKKLAVILKKKGHSVPDKLNPSPLAPAQTYPHSDSTPATDTISSSNAEQSFHTQLTVLGGSIFLMFTAFFLLNISILTIIGVCLGLFCLTNRTLINKLLEEAERLNSIVQELTTILEIEGSYAPETLKTELSLHVTPAYDVPAPAIATENAVADGEELEFTFEKEEPVSTPDEAKPTSKGNIGFEQQFGVRLPVWIGGIALTLSGFFLVKYSIDMNLLTPPIRVILGGLLGGILLYGAEWVRRKPHFANGIRIAQSLSGSGIAVLYASLFAATSLYQLIPYFLGFLGMGAVTAIAVALSLKHGSPIALLGLIGGFWTPALVGSSAPHTLPLFIYLYLLFIGLMTVIKRKNWWILSIPTLLGAFFWVVFWTTNIFTQSDTVWLGLFLIAVSVTIVISSKLSYEKEITDVRTTSYYTSILNYGGLSGALILMGIITGKAGFDVLEWSLFGLLTAGGISLAYFNDRLYGFAPWVSMVVTIGMLIAWKTPDIHTFALTLTAFALTFAGAGYILLWRTKLPLLWAGLTGAATIVFYLLAYFKLRHTGLVDAIASFWTITAITLAGIAVYTVQKIRFYYQDHPYQDHLLALFAANATAFISIALTIELQRDFLPVAFAAEMFAIAWINSRIPIKALRPICMALALSFVILLLPQLHLLVTLLMISGIWLDKQRVIEGLSIPIVQWPAFQLGIPATMFLGASFFLRRDNDDNSVRTLELAAVVLTTVMGYYLTRHAFYVGLDDILFAKAGLLQRGVITNLLFIIGLAWLFIGGRFERIALSLGGAGLCIIAIFRIVFFDLLIHNPLWAHQRIEGWLVINSLLLPYGLPLLWTWIAGSKLPLKNKEPWTNCTRGFTLLLLFVLINLNVRYFFHGEYLDIGITTNAEIYTYSVTWLILAVSLLLAGVVSQVKMLRYASLGVMILTVGKVFLYDASELEGLYRVFSFLGLGVSLLGLSWFYTRFIFKENVPPPSK; from the coding sequence ATGGAACTGCCCTACGTGTTGGAAGTACCTTATTATATGGGAGTACTTATAGGCATAATTGGGATCGTGCTATTTGGCATCGGGGTGTTTTGCTTAGCCACGGCATTTATCTTGCCATTGATAAATCGCAGCCGCATTAACAAGCTACGAAAAAAACATGTCCGGATTTCTAACGTCATTAAGGAACTAACTGTTCTTCTTGAAAAGGATGGAAGTCCCCCCCACGATGCACTCAAGCACGAACAGCCGTCCACGTCTGCTCAACCGCACCAAAAGCTTAACCCAACTGTTGTACCACAAGACAACGCAAAGTCCCCAAAAAAACTCAACGATGAAAATCCGTTTGACATCCCATTGCAAGTTTGGGGCAGTAGTATTGTCCTTATCTTTGCAGGATTTTTCCTATTTAAAAATTCAATGGAAGCATTCATTGGTGTAACTGGTTGGTTATGCTGCTTGATTATGCCATGGGTAAATCGCAACAGTATCAAAAGACTACATGAAGAGACAGAACGACTCGCGACTATCGCAAAAAAGCTAGCAGTTATTCTAAAAAAGAAAGGGCATTCTGTCCCAGACAAACTCAATCCCTCTCCCTTGGCTCCTGCTCAAACATATCCTCACTCAGACTCAACACCAGCAACAGATACAATATCCAGTAGCAACGCTGAACAATCATTTCATACACAGCTAACAGTCTTAGGCGGCTCAATCTTCCTTATGTTTACAGCGTTCTTCCTACTTAATATTTCAATATTAACAATCATTGGAGTGTGCCTTGGGCTATTTTGTTTGACGAATAGAACCCTTATCAACAAACTACTTGAAGAAGCTGAACGGCTTAATTCTATCGTTCAAGAACTAACGACCATTCTTGAAATAGAAGGGAGTTATGCCCCGGAAACGCTTAAGACCGAACTATCTTTGCACGTTACTCCAGCATATGATGTCCCTGCTCCAGCAATCGCAACAGAGAATGCAGTTGCGGATGGCGAGGAGCTAGAATTTACATTCGAAAAGGAAGAGCCTGTTTCAACACCAGATGAAGCTAAACCAACATCAAAGGGTAATATCGGATTTGAGCAACAATTTGGTGTACGGCTTCCGGTGTGGATCGGCGGTATTGCCCTTACACTTTCAGGCTTTTTCCTAGTTAAATATTCAATTGATATGAATCTGCTTACCCCTCCTATTCGTGTCATATTGGGTGGTCTGTTAGGTGGAATATTACTTTATGGTGCAGAATGGGTACGAAGAAAACCACACTTTGCCAACGGCATTCGTATTGCCCAATCCCTATCCGGATCTGGAATTGCAGTGCTTTACGCATCTCTCTTCGCAGCAACCAGTCTTTACCAACTCATTCCATACTTCCTTGGCTTTTTGGGAATGGGAGCAGTTACTGCTATAGCCGTTGCTCTTTCATTAAAACATGGTTCCCCTATTGCATTGCTTGGTCTCATAGGTGGTTTTTGGACACCAGCCTTAGTAGGATCAAGTGCTCCCCACACACTCCCCTTATTTATTTACCTGTATTTATTATTCATCGGCTTAATGACTGTCATAAAACGTAAGAACTGGTGGATACTGTCTATACCTACCTTGCTTGGTGCATTCTTCTGGGTAGTTTTTTGGACAACCAACATATTTACTCAAAGTGATACTGTTTGGCTTGGACTCTTCTTGATTGCAGTCAGTGTCACCATCGTTATCAGTTCAAAACTGTCTTATGAAAAAGAAATAACAGATGTCAGGACAACATCCTATTATACCTCCATCCTAAATTATGGCGGGCTTAGTGGTGCTCTAATACTAATGGGGATTATCACAGGCAAAGCCGGATTTGACGTTCTTGAATGGTCACTATTTGGCTTACTTACAGCTGGAGGTATTAGTCTGGCCTACTTCAATGATCGCTTATACGGGTTTGCACCCTGGGTATCCATGGTCGTAACCATAGGAATGCTCATTGCGTGGAAAACTCCAGATATACACACGTTTGCATTAACACTTACTGCTTTTGCATTAACGTTTGCGGGAGCCGGATATATTTTACTGTGGCGCACTAAGTTGCCACTACTCTGGGCTGGTCTCACTGGAGCAGCTACTATTGTTTTTTATCTACTGGCTTACTTCAAACTGCGGCATACGGGATTGGTAGATGCTATTGCATCATTCTGGACCATCACGGCTATCACGCTTGCAGGGATAGCAGTCTACACAGTGCAAAAAATACGATTCTACTACCAAGACCATCCGTATCAAGACCACTTGCTGGCACTGTTTGCAGCAAATGCAACAGCATTTATCTCCATTGCACTCACCATTGAATTACAACGAGACTTCCTGCCCGTGGCATTCGCAGCAGAAATGTTTGCCATTGCATGGATCAATAGCCGGATACCAATCAAAGCATTACGTCCTATCTGCATGGCACTAGCACTGTCTTTTGTCATCCTGTTACTCCCGCAGCTACATCTACTAGTAACCCTCCTGATGATATCTGGCATATGGCTTGACAAACAACGTGTAATAGAAGGGCTTAGTATTCCTATTGTTCAATGGCCCGCATTCCAGCTTGGTATTCCAGCAACTATGTTTTTGGGTGCGAGCTTCTTCCTCCGACGAGATAACGATGACAATTCGGTACGAACCTTAGAGTTAGCAGCAGTAGTACTGACTACAGTGATGGGATATTACCTGACTCGCCATGCATTCTATGTTGGTCTGGACGACATTCTCTTTGCCAAAGCAGGCTTGCTCCAACGTGGTGTGATCACAAATCTATTGTTTATCATAGGACTAGCATGGTTATTCATTGGTGGACGGTTTGAGCGGATCGCCTTGTCCTTGGGCGGAGCAGGACTATGCATAATTGCTATATTCCGAATCGTATTTTTTGACCTATTAATCCACAACCCACTCTGGGCACACCAAAGAATCGAAGGATGGCTTGTGATTAACAGTCTGCTACTACCTTATGGCCTCCCCCTGCTATGGACATGGATTGCTGGTAGCAAGCTCCCTCTCAAAAATAAGGAGCCGTGGACAAACTGCACACGCGGATTCACGCTTCTGCTACTCTTTGTTTTGATCAACTTGAACGTCCGCTATTTTTTCCATGGAGAATATCTGGATATCGGCATCACAACAAATGCGGAAATCTACACCTACTCCGTCACATGGCTAATACTTGCTGTTTCCCTGCTGCTTGCAGGCGTTGTTTCACAGGTAAAAATGCTGCGCTACGCCTCACTTGGGGTCATGATTTTAACGGTCGGGAAGGTATTCCTCTATGATGCTTCCGAACTAGAAGGTTTGTACCGAGTATTCTCCTTCTTAGGATTGGGAGTAAGCCTGCTTGGCCTCAGCTGGTTCTACACTCGTTTTATTTTCAAAGAGAATGTGCCGCCTCCATCAAAATGA
- a CDS encoding PEP/pyruvate-binding domain-containing protein, translating to MKILHHVTQCLKELAETTKCLFSSESMGEEALQQEFSKAASNFKRLISANNKALDVMAQMELALTEGHEFDATYVRTQVTRVNTAVFQLITCIEGYSPEKFAPVRKRFLEIQKTLNDELLTIPSATESPLVVPFSDITADDALIVGGKAANLGELKNNVGVPVPDGIVTTSNAFWVFMCHNELHEVCDRRLRQVTSQSLTELYAVCSKIRQDIIKAPVPEEISTEIVRLVKKLGDPSTQHFAVRSSAIGEDGRHHAFAGQYLSRLNVAYDDILFGWKEVVASKYSPEAVAYRKAKGLAPRDLAVCVAIMPMQDMIAGGVIYSTDPIDCSRNVSTIHAAHGLPKGVVDGRVAADVIKMCKEQDTCTAIVEQDIANKEKQYVSVDDGVELVPVSSEKQYAPVLTLDELKQLQHDAAKIEAHYGYPQDIEWGLTQDRKILFLQSRPLAQSPCIQHSIEVYAPLLLSGGDTVSTGVGYGELVFVQREVDALTFPEGAILLVQYASPRWAPLLSKANGVISGTGSRAGHLASVAREYGVPGIFGVGNVKNLAEYKGEVTLDAPYRKVYAGKVDALLELWSRKSRSIKGTPVYQLLASAVEKIVPLHLTDPTSPDFTAENCRTLHDITRFCHEYAIDEMFRIGRDMHIPSGKTKQLYDKCPMQYWVVDLDDGFITHPTGKFITFDNISSGPMLAIWKGMTAVKWAGPPPVRAKSFLSILAESTCDPSLVPDASSVYSMRNYFLISSKFCCLQFRFGYHFCTVEALGGDVSAENFICMKFSGGAADLKKKNARVRLIAIILDEHDFRVSVVKDRLSARCENMSVEDIERRLHVIGHLLMHTRQLDMILHSEQAFNNVLAKLRREIATLVG from the coding sequence ATGAAGATCCTTCATCACGTTACGCAGTGCTTGAAGGAACTTGCTGAAACGACAAAATGCCTCTTCTCCTCTGAAAGTATGGGAGAAGAGGCGTTACAGCAAGAGTTCTCTAAGGCTGCGTCGAACTTTAAACGCTTAATCAGCGCGAATAACAAGGCTCTGGATGTTATGGCGCAGATGGAGCTTGCGTTAACAGAAGGGCATGAGTTTGATGCGACGTACGTGCGGACGCAGGTTACGCGCGTCAATACCGCCGTGTTCCAGTTGATTACGTGCATTGAAGGATATTCTCCCGAAAAGTTTGCTCCTGTCAGGAAACGTTTTTTGGAAATTCAAAAGACGCTGAATGACGAGCTGTTAACTATCCCTTCCGCAACAGAAAGTCCGCTAGTGGTGCCTTTCTCTGATATTACAGCTGATGACGCCCTTATTGTTGGCGGAAAAGCTGCCAATCTTGGCGAGTTGAAGAACAATGTAGGTGTTCCAGTACCGGATGGTATTGTAACCACCTCCAATGCATTCTGGGTGTTCATGTGTCATAATGAACTCCATGAAGTTTGTGACCGGAGATTACGGCAGGTTACGTCCCAGTCTCTTACAGAGCTTTATGCTGTCTGCTCAAAAATTCGTCAGGACATTATAAAAGCTCCTGTCCCAGAAGAAATTTCTACTGAGATTGTGCGCCTTGTTAAAAAGCTTGGTGATCCTTCAACACAGCATTTTGCTGTCAGAAGCAGTGCTATTGGTGAAGATGGTCGACACCATGCTTTTGCAGGCCAGTATCTTTCCCGTCTTAATGTTGCTTATGATGACATTCTGTTTGGGTGGAAAGAAGTTGTTGCATCTAAATATTCACCGGAAGCCGTTGCCTATCGTAAAGCCAAAGGGCTTGCGCCACGTGATCTAGCTGTGTGTGTAGCAATAATGCCTATGCAGGACATGATTGCTGGCGGCGTGATCTATAGTACAGATCCTATTGATTGCTCGCGAAATGTGTCCACTATCCATGCTGCTCATGGGCTTCCTAAGGGAGTAGTGGATGGCAGAGTTGCGGCGGACGTCATCAAAATGTGTAAGGAGCAGGATACTTGCACTGCGATTGTTGAGCAGGATATTGCCAACAAAGAGAAGCAGTATGTTTCTGTGGATGATGGAGTTGAACTAGTCCCTGTTTCTTCGGAAAAGCAGTATGCCCCAGTGTTGACGTTGGATGAGCTAAAGCAGTTGCAGCACGATGCAGCAAAGATAGAAGCGCATTACGGTTATCCTCAGGATATCGAGTGGGGGCTTACTCAAGATAGAAAGATTCTTTTTCTTCAAAGTCGTCCGTTAGCTCAGTCTCCTTGTATACAGCATTCAATTGAGGTTTATGCGCCGTTACTGCTCTCAGGTGGAGATACTGTCTCTACAGGTGTGGGGTATGGAGAGTTGGTGTTTGTTCAACGGGAAGTTGATGCGCTGACATTTCCAGAGGGTGCTATTTTACTTGTTCAATACGCGTCCCCACGCTGGGCTCCTCTTTTGTCAAAAGCAAATGGTGTGATTTCCGGAACAGGCTCACGGGCAGGACATTTAGCAAGTGTCGCAAGAGAGTATGGGGTTCCGGGAATTTTTGGCGTGGGAAATGTTAAGAATCTGGCTGAGTACAAAGGCGAAGTCACTTTGGATGCACCATACCGTAAGGTATATGCAGGAAAGGTAGATGCGTTGTTGGAATTGTGGAGCAGAAAAAGCAGGTCGATTAAAGGAACACCTGTCTATCAACTGCTTGCCTCAGCAGTAGAGAAAATAGTTCCGCTGCACTTAACTGATCCAACCAGTCCTGATTTTACGGCAGAAAATTGTAGGACACTTCATGACATCACACGCTTTTGTCATGAGTATGCAATTGATGAAATGTTTCGTATCGGAAGGGACATGCATATTCCATCCGGCAAGACTAAGCAGCTGTATGACAAATGCCCTATGCAGTACTGGGTTGTAGATTTGGATGATGGGTTTATTACGCATCCGACAGGGAAATTTATTACATTCGACAACATCTCATCCGGTCCAATGCTTGCTATCTGGAAAGGAATGACTGCCGTAAAATGGGCAGGACCACCCCCAGTGAGGGCTAAAAGCTTTTTATCGATTTTAGCAGAATCAACTTGTGATCCATCTCTCGTGCCGGACGCAAGCTCTGTGTACTCGATGCGGAACTACTTTCTTATAAGCAGTAAGTTTTGTTGCTTGCAGTTTCGTTTTGGTTATCACTTCTGCACAGTAGAAGCACTTGGTGGGGATGTGTCTGCAGAGAATTTTATTTGTATGAAGTTTTCAGGTGGTGCGGCTGATTTAAAGAAAAAGAATGCGCGAGTTCGTCTGATAGCAATAATTCTCGATGAGCATGATTTTAGAGTAAGTGTGGTTAAAGACCGGCTTTCAGCACGGTGCGAAAACATGTCAGTAGAAGACATTGAGCGCAGGCTTCATGTTATCGGGCACCTACTTATGCATACTCGTCAGCTCGATATGATTCTGCACTCAGAACAAGCTTTCAATAATGTATTAGCAAAGTTGCGTAGGGAGATTGCTACGCTTGTTGGATAG
- a CDS encoding sulfite exporter TauE/SafE family protein, translating into MRKFYAVLMAASRAHAKWELEVSHNILRSKKRMLILLALALPAIVVSLAVAGDAMPEILGGKKAYSPAFYTPGIFVVSIVIGLFAGLITGCIGAGGGFIITPALMSAGIKGILAVGTDLFHIFAKAIMGTAVHKKLGNVSPKLAIAFLVGSLGGVVGGGLVNRALYEINPVLSDTFISAIYVVLLGFLGFYALNDFLKLRKNDDGGDVHGSGPEDGQGLSSKLQGVNLPPMITFDEDLVPGGKQISGVFVALCGAFVGFVAAIMGVGGGFLTFPMFVYILGVSSFTTVGTDILQIIFTAGFASITQYAIYGFIFYTLAMGMLIGSLLGIQLGALTTRVVKGIYIRGFYATAILAGFVNRLFALPVKLQEMEILDISPEIAKTMATWGNYAFFVVVSIFALWVITKFITNIPTLRRD; encoded by the coding sequence ATGAGGAAATTCTATGCTGTATTAATGGCAGCTTCGCGAGCGCACGCGAAGTGGGAACTAGAGGTTTCGCACAATATACTGCGAAGCAAAAAACGTATGTTGATACTGTTGGCTTTGGCGTTACCAGCAATCGTTGTGTCCTTGGCAGTGGCCGGCGATGCTATGCCTGAAATTTTGGGCGGAAAAAAGGCATACTCACCTGCTTTTTACACACCTGGAATTTTTGTAGTATCAATTGTTATCGGTCTTTTTGCAGGTCTTATCACCGGGTGTATCGGTGCCGGCGGTGGCTTTATTATCACTCCGGCTCTTATGAGTGCTGGTATTAAAGGTATCTTGGCAGTAGGTACCGACCTTTTCCATATCTTTGCAAAAGCAATTATGGGAACAGCAGTTCATAAAAAACTCGGTAACGTATCACCAAAGCTTGCTATAGCGTTTCTCGTGGGTTCGCTGGGCGGCGTAGTTGGTGGCGGTCTTGTTAACAGGGCTCTTTATGAAATTAATCCGGTGTTGAGTGACACCTTTATTAGTGCAATCTATGTCGTTTTGCTCGGATTCCTTGGGTTCTACGCGTTGAATGACTTCTTGAAGTTGCGTAAAAATGATGATGGCGGCGATGTACATGGTTCCGGCCCTGAAGATGGACAGGGGCTGTCTTCTAAGCTTCAGGGTGTAAACTTACCGCCAATGATCACATTTGATGAAGATCTGGTACCAGGCGGCAAGCAGATCTCAGGCGTTTTCGTTGCTCTCTGTGGTGCATTCGTAGGATTTGTTGCAGCAATCATGGGTGTTGGCGGCGGCTTCCTGACCTTCCCGATGTTCGTATACATTCTGGGTGTGTCCAGCTTTACAACTGTTGGTACTGATATCCTTCAGATCATCTTTACCGCCGGTTTTGCTTCCATCACACAGTATGCGATTTACGGCTTTATTTTCTACACCCTCGCAATGGGGATGCTTATTGGTTCCTTGCTCGGTATCCAGCTTGGTGCACTTACAACTCGCGTTGTGAAAGGCATCTACATCCGCGGTTTTTACGCAACCGCAATCTTAGCCGGTTTTGTTAACCGACTGTTTGCACTGCCGGTAAAACTGCAGGAAATGGAAATTCTGGACATCTCTCCTGAGATAGCAAAAACAATGGCAACTTGGGGCAACTACGCGTTCTTTGTTGTGGTAAGTATTTTTGCTCTGTGGGTAATTACTAAGTTTATTACCAACATACCAACACTGAGGAGGGACTAG
- a CDS encoding response regulator has translation MEELKLLLVDDEPDFLSVIARRLARRNVSVSVASSGLEALDKLEAEPVKVVVLDVKMPGIDGIETLRRIKEKMPDVEVIMLTGHADLDVAISGMALGAYDYLLKPADIDELMFKVHDAASVHNSHRS, from the coding sequence ATGGAAGAATTAAAATTACTATTAGTTGATGACGAACCGGATTTTCTGTCCGTTATCGCACGCAGACTTGCACGAAGAAATGTTTCTGTAAGTGTTGCATCCTCCGGCTTGGAAGCCTTGGATAAATTGGAAGCAGAACCTGTAAAAGTGGTTGTTCTGGATGTGAAGATGCCGGGAATTGACGGCATTGAAACACTACGCCGGATCAAAGAAAAAATGCCGGATGTGGAAGTGATCATGCTTACAGGTCATGCGGATTTAGATGTTGCTATCAGCGGCATGGCACTTGGTGCCTATGATTATTTGCTTAAGCCTGCCGACATCGATGAACTGATGTTTAAAGTTCACGATGCAGCAAGTGTACATAATTCACACCGTTCTTAG